In the genome of Candidatus Binatia bacterium, the window ACCGGTGTGATGATGCACGACTTCAACGTCACACGGAACAACGTCGTCTGGATGGATCTACCCGTCTGCTTCTCGATGGAGCGCGCGGTGAAGGGGGAGACCCCGTTCTTCTGGAACCCCGACAACGGCGCGCGTCTCGGCGTGATGCCTCGCGACGGCGGCAACGCCGACGTGAAGTGGTACGACATTGACCCGGGCTACTGCCTCCACCCGGTAAACGCCTGGGACGACGGTGACAAGATCGTGCTTCTCGTGTGCCGGACGCAGTCGTTCATGGACGGCGGCTTCGATGACGTTTCCGGGAAGGCCGAGCTGTGGCGGTGGACGATCGATCAGACCGCCGGGACGGTGAAAGAAGAGCACCTCGACGATCGCAAATCGGACTTCCCCCGCATCGACGACCGTCGCGTGGGCCTCCCGAACCGCTTCGGGTACACGCAGCAGCTCGGGGACACGCCGGATAGCCCGTCGATGGGCAACGAGCTCTACAAGTACGACCTCGAGACCGGTCAGCCCGAAATCCACGGCATGGGATCGGTCACCGGGGGTGAGCCGGTCTTCATTCCGAGGTCGCCGGATGCGGCGGAAGACGACGGGTGGGTCATCGTGATGACCTTCGATCCCTCGGACGATCGCAGCCACCTGCGGATCATCGATGCCCAGAACTTCAGTGCGCCGCCGGTCGCCAAGATTTTCACGCCCCAGCGGGTGCCGTACGGCTCTCACGGGAACTGGATGCCGCGCGTTTGACGCGGCCGCTCGCTCAAGTGCAGTTCCCATCGATCGCTTCACGGAGGTCGGTCAGAGCACTCGCGCTGATCGGCCTCCTTGCCATGCTGGCGACGGACGCTCGTGCGACCGACCAGCAGTTCCAGGCCTGGACTCCCGCCTACCTGAACCTGGGGTTCACTGACCGCGTAAACGGATGGTACGAGGTGCAGCCCCGCTTCTCCGAGGATGGGGTCTCGCAGCTGTTGCTCCGGACGGCAGTCGGCTACCGGTTCTACGGGAACTGGTCGGCGTGGCTGGGCTACGCATGGACGCCGTCGCTGCAGCCGAACTTCAACACCGAGAACCGCATCTTCCAGCAGCTGCTGTACGCGGATGATTTTTCGTTCGGACGGCTCACCAGCCGAACCCGTCTCGAGCAACGTTGGATCGGCGGCGCGGATGGCGTCGCGGTGCGCGCCCGGACGCTCCTGCGGGATCAGATCGCGTTCACCGACGACAGGCTGTGGCGCGCGGTGGTGCAAGACGAGGTCTTCGTGAACCTCAACTCCCCGAACGGGGGACCGGTCTCCGGGTTCGATCAGAACCGATTGTTCGTCGGCATCAACTACCTGGTGAACGACCATCTGAACGTCGACGTGGGTTACCAGTTCCAATACCTGAACCGCCGCGAGCCCGGCTTCCCGGACGACATCAATCACGTGCTGCTGATCCAGCTCTTCTTCGACGCGGCGCTCTGACGCGAACGCGGTGATCACCGCAAGGAGGAAGCCAATGAGAAGCAAGAGGCCGAACCGGAACTCCCTCGAACTCGATGACTACAGCGGCCCCTTCCAACCCGACCTCCACATCTCGGACTTCTCGAAAGAGGGCTTGATGAAGCTCGTGGAGGTCGGCGGCTCCATTTACGGTGACGTGAACCGGAAGTGGTATCTCGCCGCGATCAAGCGATTCGGCCAGGAGGTCGCCGACGAGATGCACCACGAAGTGTGGTTCGCGGAAGGAGGCTCCGGCGACCACGAGAACGACGTCATTCCTCGGCTCATGAACTTCGCGGAAGAGGACGCCGAGACCACCGCGATGAAGGTATGGCAGTGCCTCCCTGCGATGAGCACGCGCATGACTCTCCGGTTCGAGCAGAAGGGCGAGAACGAGTGGGAGATGCACACGCCGCAGTGCGACGTTCCCGAGCAGGGCGAGGCCGGTGGCCCGGAGATGCTCGACTACATGTGCAACAAGATCTGCGCGCATCTGGAGCTCTTTGGCTTCCGACACGGCGCAGCTCGCTGGAACGAGAAGATCCGCATCGACCCGATCAAGCTTCCGCCCCGCGCGAGCGCCGACGAGCCGCACTGCCGTTGGTGCATCAAGATGACGGACAAGCGCGTCGACTACGCCGCCGAACCGGGTGAGTACGTCGAGAAGCACGGCCTACAGCGCGAGACCGACGCCGAGATCGTGAACCACGAGGCAGGGAAGTACTCGAAGAAGCCCCGGTGAGCGCTCCCGGCGTCGCGATGAGCGCGGACGAGCGGGAACTCGGCCGCCGATGGGCGTTGGGGACCTGATCGAGATTCGTGCGCCGGTGGCAGGAGCGGTTCCCACGTTCCGGAAAGCGCGGTGGCGTGTGGTCAGCTACCCTGGTTGCACCTGTCGGCCAGCATTTTGGCCAGCGCTTTCAAAATTTCTTGCGCCTCGCCCGTCGTTGCCCTCGGCCCTGCGAACTCGCGTTCCTCGCCGGTGATCGCCAGTACCGCGCGAACGAGATTGTCGCCGAGGTCGCTGATGACCTCGTGATCCCGATTGACGGAGTCGGGCGGAACGGGCGGTGGCGTCGTGATCGGCCAGTCGCTTGCCGCGCGTGCCGTTCGTCGATTGATCACCGGGGTGAACGCCGGAGCATTCGCGTCGCGGTTAGTGAGAGGGTCACCCAGGTCCCACTTCTGTCGCATCGTGGACATCACCGACGTGCCCATCATCGGGTCGTTCACGATCGTGCCGGGGTCGATGTGGGAAGAGATGGCCATCGTGGGAATGCGGATGCCGAGCCGGTCGAACTTGAACCCGAACTCGCCGATCGAGGTGTCCGGCGGGGCGGCCGGGGGAGGCACGACGTGGTCGTGGGATCCTCCGTGCTCGTCGAACGTGACCAGGAGGAGGGTGTTCTCGGCGTGCGAGCCGGATGTGTTCGAGGACCGGCGAATCGCGTCGTACACGTCGTGCAGCAGCCGGTCCGCGGCCGTGACGTACGATCTGGTGTTCTCGTAGTTCTGCCCCAGCTCCGGTATGGGCGCAGTCGGGTGCATGTCGTTGTTGTCGAACCACATCCGTGGCTCGATGAACGAGTACTTCGGGAGCCGGCCTCGATCGACGTCGTCGTAGAAGGCATCCATCGAGGCCCAATGGTCGCCATCGCCGCCGTCGTAGAGGTGGCAGATTCCCCGCCAATTCGTGATCAGCGTGGTGCTGGCCTCCTGAGAGGGGGGCCAGTAGATCTTCCAGGAAAC includes:
- a CDS encoding carotenoid oxygenase family protein, which gives rise to MGMIEADILSKHGVAELPWHLKGNYAPVEHELDVQDLEVEGEIPAAIDGRYMRNGFNPPSGWSDHWFFGAGMIHTVDIRDGKASIRNRYVHTPGFTKGEGAMSLDPADSPANTNIIRHAGRYFALEEAHGIYEVDANLETIGFENFGGGVTGAFTAHPKLCPATGEMLAFGYSVVGPEFLRYYRFGRDGSLVHSEPITLPTGVMMHDFNVTRNNVVWMDLPVCFSMERAVKGETPFFWNPDNGARLGVMPRDGGNADVKWYDIDPGYCLHPVNAWDDGDKIVLLVCRTQSFMDGGFDDVSGKAELWRWTIDQTAGTVKEEHLDDRKSDFPRIDDRRVGLPNRFGYTQQLGDTPDSPSMGNELYKYDLETGQPEIHGMGSVTGGEPVFIPRSPDAAEDDGWVIVMTFDPSDDRSHLRIIDAQNFSAPPVAKIFTPQRVPYGSHGNWMPRV
- a CDS encoding DUF2490 domain-containing protein, which codes for MLATDARATDQQFQAWTPAYLNLGFTDRVNGWYEVQPRFSEDGVSQLLLRTAVGYRFYGNWSAWLGYAWTPSLQPNFNTENRIFQQLLYADDFSFGRLTSRTRLEQRWIGGADGVAVRARTLLRDQIAFTDDRLWRAVVQDEVFVNLNSPNGGPVSGFDQNRLFVGINYLVNDHLNVDVGYQFQYLNRREPGFPDDINHVLLIQLFFDAAL
- a CDS encoding alkaline phosphatase family protein, translating into MNRMSRREFLRATATASAAMALGTKGCADSTEIFPLPPDVALDSFDHLVVIMFENRSFDMVFGALYGPDGAPRGQSFDGVLGKNIVNYAPDGTAFSPTELTESLTPRVDFGEEYQHVNVQLWGEFLPQSNANLPYTQQVAPYNIPPGAGTPAMNGFVTDYVSAFNQQTSGLVPSNEDLAQVMGYLSPDLVPTFHTLAREFGVYDQWHCDVPSNTYANRSFFHSGQSYGMLNTSVEWPLQTTNAPTIFNRMTDLGVSWKIYWPPSQEASTTLITNWRGICHLYDGGDGDHWASMDAFYDDVDRGRLPKYSFIEPRMWFDNNDMHPTAPIPELGQNYENTRSYVTAADRLLHDVYDAIRRSSNTSGSHAENTLLLVTFDEHGGSHDHVVPPPAAPPDTSIGEFGFKFDRLGIRIPTMAISSHIDPGTIVNDPMMGTSVMSTMRQKWDLGDPLTNRDANAPAFTPVINRRTARAASDWPITTPPPVPPDSVNRDHEVISDLGDNLVRAVLAITGEEREFAGPRATTGEAQEILKALAKMLADRCNQGS